The genomic DNA ACGGAGACGTGAGTAGTTCACGAGGTAACGAAGTGCGAGTGTCGTACGGCGCTCTGGGCGAACTTCGACAGGAACTTGATAGTTAGCTCCACCTACACGGCGTGCTTTAACTTCAAGAACTGGCATGATGTTGTTCATCGCTTCTTCAAAGACTTCCATTGCATCGCGACCTGAACGTTCAGCGATAGTTTCGAAAGCTTTGTATAAGATTTGTTGAGCAGTACCTTTTTTACCATCTAACATAAGACGGTTGATAAGGCGGGTAACGAGTTTAGAGTTGTAGATCGGATCAGCCATTACATCACGACGTTCTGCTTGACCTTTACGTGGCATTCCGAGTCCCTCCTTTCATATAGTGAGGTGATATCCTGAGATATCTAGATTATTTTTTTGCTGCTTTTGGACGTTTAGTACCATATTTCGAGCGACCTTGCATACGGCCGTCAACACCAGCTGTATCAAGCGCACCACGAACGATGTGGTAACGTACCCCTGGTAAGTCTTTTACGCGGCCGCCGCGGATAAGAACAACACTGTGCTCTTGAAGGTTGTGGCCGATACCTGGGATGTAAGCTGTTACTTCCATTGTATTCGTCAAACGTACACGTGCGTATTTACGAAGAGCCGAGTTCGGTTTCTTCGGAGTCATTGTACCTACACGAGTACAAACACCACGTTTTTGTGGTGAGCTGATGTCAGTACGAGCTTTAATGAAGCTGTTGTACCCTTTGTTCAGCGCTGGCGAATCTGATTTCACAACTTTTGATTGACGTCCTTTACGGACTAATTGGTTGATAGTAGGCATCTTTGAGATCCTCCCTTCCTGAATTCATGACAAATTTCAAAACCACCGAGCCGGGTGGTTCATCGAAAGTCATAATGAAGCGTTTTGCGTGGCTCAGGCATTCCATCGCCACACAAAACGCATTATCAAACTTTCTTAATGGCAACAGCGGTTGCTGCGACATCGATTCCACAAGCTTTTCCAAGCTCTTGCTTAGAAGGAACATTCACGACTGGAACGTTAGCTTGTTTCGCCGCATCGAGCAATGCTTGTTTTACGTGTTCATCTGCGTCATCCGCAATGATCACTTCCGACGCCTTGCCAGATCGCAATGCTTTGAGCGTTTGCTTTTGACCGACAAACTTCAAATCTGCGCCGACTACTTTTTTGTAAGACATGAAGATATCCTCCAAAATAACACAGCCGGTTGGCAACACTATATCATAGTAGCACCGCCATACCGGCGTGTCAAGGCGTTTTATTCTACCGGAGAATCGGCTTCTACAGGTGCTTCGCCAGCTACTTCGAGATCGATCTGACGGTAACGTGCCATCCCAGTACCAGCTGGAACTAACTTACCGATGATGACGTTCTCTTTCAAGCCGCGAAGGTAGTCGCTCTTCCCTTTAATCGCTGCATCCGTAAGGACACGAGTCGTTTCTTGGAACGACGCAGCCGATAGGAATGAATCTGTTTCAAGTGACGCTTTCGTGATACCGAGAAGAACTGGTTTCGCCGAAGCGAGAGCTTTCCCGTTACGGAGCGCTTCTTTACAAGCTTCCTTG from Exiguobacterium sp. BMC-KP includes the following:
- the rpsL gene encoding 30S ribosomal protein S12, coding for MPTINQLVRKGRQSKVVKSDSPALNKGYNSFIKARTDISSPQKRGVCTRVGTMTPKKPNSALRKYARVRLTNTMEVTAYIPGIGHNLQEHSVVLIRGGRVKDLPGVRYHIVRGALDTAGVDGRMQGRSKYGTKRPKAAKK
- a CDS encoding ribosomal L7Ae/L30e/S12e/Gadd45 family protein; amino-acid sequence: MSYKKVVGADLKFVGQKQTLKALRSGKASEVIIADDADEHVKQALLDAAKQANVPVVNVPSKQELGKACGIDVAATAVAIKKV
- the rpsG gene encoding 30S ribosomal protein S7, coding for MPRKGQAERRDVMADPIYNSKLVTRLINRLMLDGKKGTAQQILYKAFETIAERSGRDAMEVFEEAMNNIMPVLEVKARRVGGANYQVPVEVRPERRTTLALRYLVNYSRLRNEKTMDARLANEIMDAANNTGASVKKREDMHKMAEANKAFAHYRW